GCTTAATATACTCTTAAGACATGTCAGATAAAATTCTTTCAACACTTTAAGTGTACTGTAATTGTCAAGACTGCCTCTAAATAGGTTTCTAAAACAAGTAGGTGGTTGGAAAACTTGAATACAGTGTAATTATAGTCACAGTATCTTTTGGACAAAATGTTCCTAAATGTGTTTGGAGACCAAACTGTGTTTGGAATAGCAATGGACAGACCCTTCAGTGTTGCCAAAACTGTCTTAACTGTAATTTAAAGCTCAGTCTTATAAAACCACTTGTTTTATAGGCAGTCTTAGTGACATGGACAAAGAAGTTTAAAGCCAGTGGAGTAGAAGGGATGGATGTTGTGAAGCTCCTGAACAAGGCCATCAAGAAACGAGGGGTGAGTTTACAAGTTTAGTTCAAACTTAACAGCGTTCGACTGGTggcttttatttttgattttctctttGAGTTTAACATGATTATCTCATTTTTTTCAGGACTATGAGGCAGACATCATGGCGGTGGTGAATGACACCGTTGGTACCATGATGACTTGTGGTTTTGATGATCAGCGCTGTGAAGTGGGTATCATCATAGGTAAAGACAcagattggatttttttttattaatcttgGGCGgggcaaacaaacaaagaggaTTATACAATTTCACTGTGGTCTGCTGCAGCATCTACTGCAGGAGGAAATGACTGCACTTAATCTTTCATCAGAGTTGTGTCATTTGGGCAAAAATCATAGTCAGTCAACACATTTATCCGAAGCTCCATTCAGCACCATGAGCACAGTTTGACATGTGGGGGcgccaaagttattacaatccTAACCTTGGCATCATTAGGATGATGCACTCTGCATATTGAGCTCTGCAGAGCAAAAAAAGGCCTTGCACCACAGGAGTCATGCAGCTCTGCATCCTTTCAGGAACGGGGACGAATGCCTCCTACATGGAGGAATTGCGTCACATCGACGTGGTGGAAGGAGACGAGGGCCGGATGTGTGTCAACACTGAGTGGGGCGCCTTCGGGGATGACGGCTCCCTCGAAGACATCCGCACAGAGTTCGACCGCGAGATCGACAGGGGCTCCATCAACCCAGGGAAGCAGCTGTAAGATATTTtgaacctttatttattcaggcaAGAGTTTTACTAAACAAGCACAGTCTTTCTGAGAAATGCCCCCTACAGATTAATGACTGCCCTTTTcaaaaactgattttacttCTCCAACCTATGAGACACCCCTGGCCAACATTGGTTCAAAATGGTGAAAGATACATGCAGCGTAAAATAAGGCTAAACATACAACTGCTGTAATCTTAACATTAAAAAAGCCACCACTTGATAAGCGTCGTCCATTTTTGGAggacaaaacaaagagctgaaaccAAACTTTTAAAGGATGTGGTTTCTGTGATACATATATTCTGAATTAACCCCTTTCCTAAATGTAAATGAGTGCATAGTGCAGTTGATATGCATCAGTCCTGTTTTTAATTATGTAGCCACCTCAGTAGAGGCATTTTATCTCCTACAACAAAGCAGTGAACTTGATTTCCTAGGGATCCTGTCCCTGTTTGTCATGCATGTATCAGGAGCATATAGTTCTTGATGTTTTTGGCCTAAAGTGCAGCCATAATGTTCCTCCTAGAAATAGTAAAAGGGGGTATAGACTTTCCAAAACCGCATCCTATCAAGCAACAGAAGCACGTCAATTCTACTGTAGATCTCTTTGAAAAGACGATGGAATGACTAATGCTAAGTGTGTACACATGACGCCTCATCTGTAatcatctctctgctctcaggTTTGAAAAGATGGTCAGTGGGATGTACATGGGAGAGCTGGTGCGACTCATTCTGGTTAAGATGGCCAAAGAAGGTCTGCTGTTTGAGGGACGGATAACCCCTGAGCTCCTTACGAAAGGGAAGATTGAGACGAAACACGTTTCTGCCATTGAAAAGTGAGTGGGGGGGACGTGAAAATATACATCATATGCTGCACATTATCTCATTTGATCAGAAAACCATTATTGCAAAGAATTTCTAtaagcatgaaaacaaaaactttagTATTTTACACTATTCGATGAGGTTTTAAAGGTATGGGTGACTGTTTTACATGGACATGAATAAGGTTTTTAATACTGGTAAATACTTCTGATTTCAGGACTAAGGAAGGGCTGAAGAAATGTATGGAAATCCTGACGAGGCTCGGGGTGGAGCCTTCAGATGAAGACTGCGTGGCTGTGCAGCATGTGTGCACCATTGTATCCTTCCGCTCGGCAAATCTAATTGCTTCCACACTGGGTGGCATCCTCTCTCGcctaaaggaaaacaaaggaGTTGCACGCCTCCGCACCACTGTGGGTATCGACGGGTCTCTCTACAAGATGCACCCTCAGTGAGTTTTGACAAAGAGTAACTTCAAGCAATACTTAATACTGAAAGTTGTGATGAAGTTTATGGAAATTTGCCTTCTTGTTTGCCTAGACTTTCCCCCCCAAAAAGACCATCAAAACCAGAATGAGATGATGAATAGGGAACTTGGGGATAGCAAAGCAAACTCCAGTTAAAATAAAGCCTATAAACAAAATCCTCAGAGGAATATAGAGGATGCACACCAGACATTCCTTTTAGTTGTGGGAAGATTTCAGACACCcataaaataatctttaaaaaaaacccaaaacaacacagacataaatGCTTTTGGCTGCTTTTGGTTTGGGGTTGAAGTTTCTTCATAAAATACTCTTTTCAAGCGGTGATTTGGTCGTAGGAAAGGCTCATACCATTCAACACCATCTCAAATACTTTACAGTATCTTCTATACGTCCACTTCTAAAGAGGATTCGGTGTTCTGATCTCCTATAAAGAACATTTTGGGTATCGTTATACAGATCAGGCCTCTTTCATGAcaatattttcttctctctggaCAGATATGCCCGCCGTCTACACAAGACCGTGCGTCGCTTGGTCCCGGACTCGGACGTCCGCTTCCTGCTGTCTGAGAGCGGGAGCGGCAAAGGCGCGGCCATGGTGACGGCGGTGGCGTACCGTTTGACGGAGCAGGCGCGACAGATCCAGCAGACTTTGGCGGAGTTCCGGCTGAGCAAAGCGCAGCTGTTAGAAGTGAAGAAACGGATGAGGGTGGAGATTGAAAGAGGCCTCAAGAAGGACAGCCACAAGGAAGCGTCAGTCAAAATGTTGCCCACCTTTGTCCGAAGTACACCGGATGGATCAGGTGACAAAGAATTTGTTTCCtcttgtaatttatttattattaactaataatttataatttatttacagccatcatttattttatatataatactTATTTTCAATGATGAattctttttagtttttcagCTGATATGTCAGCTGTGTGTCGATACAACATAAATATAACATAACCCTTAAGGGAAACAAGAGAGGCACTATATCAAACAACAAAGGCagcattttaataattaatcgGAAGAAGTAGAGGCAAATAGCCCAATCAGTCACACTCGGCCGGGGATGTGTGAGGAATAAGTCACCACATAAGTGCAAGCAGCCCTACTTATCAGACATCAGGATGAAGTTACGTTGATAATCTCCAGCTGGACGTTTGGACGCTAATTTTCCATCAGAGAGTTTTCATCCACCAACCATTTTATTAGGGGAAACCTTGGAAACGCTAACAGTGTATTTGTGCTCACATCACCAGGTCAGCcaataatattttaaatcaacaaAGAGGTGAAACAACTCAAACTAAATCCTCTTCTTTGCTGTAGTTAATGGAGGACTGCACTGTTATGGACTGCGAAGTTCAGTTGAGTCTCCCCGGTTTGTACTTCAATAGACAACAGTTTGTCTACATGGCATTTTTCCAAACTTGTAGCCATAAATCAGGttctttcactttattttaaaaagatcagCAGGCATCACCATGTTAAATGTTATCACATTAAACTTATCTAATATTGGCAGTTAAGAGATTAATGTCACATGCAACAAGATGTTCAGACAAGTACATTAAGATTTTGGTAGCTTACATTTTTTCCAGGGATTCTCTGTATATGGCAGTAAAAGTTGAAATCATGACATTATGAATCACTGTGAATCTAAGTCAAAGTAGACCTCCAtgctttttaaattgtattatttaagtgtcagggaaaaaaataaaatcaatacaatGGTAGAAAACGTATTTAGGGGTGAGATATTTAGTTCTGTTGGCTAACAAGGCCTCTCTTGTAATGCAGAGAATGGAGATTTCCTCGCTCTGGACCTTGGAGGGACAAACTTCCGCGTGCTCCTGGTAAAGATCCGTAGCGGGAAGAGGCGATCAGTGGAGATGCATAACAAAATCTACGCCATTCCCATAGAAGTCATGCAGGGCACAGGAGAAGAGGTAACAACCCtcagttttgtttctttgttgtccTTGAGGATTTTATGCTTATTTAGAAATATCTTTTGCTTGAAATGCTGCTTACTTGTATTACTAGCTTACTAACAGTACTAGTATTACTAGACTGGTAATAGATTTATTCCTgaactttttctgtttctaatATAGATTTACTTCTATCTATCAGTATTacagtcaaaacaaacatttggcaGATCTGTCCTTCCAAACCTTTTTAAACCTACAATGGTTTGATCGCTCTGGCGGCAATCCAACAGATATTTTTGACTCACCATAGATGGTAAAGCTATGTCAAACCTTCTCATATCTCCCCACTAAAAACATGTCTCTTTCCAGCTCTTTGACCACATCGTGCACTGCATCTCCGACTTCCTGGACTACATGGGAATGAAAAGTGCTCGTCTGCCGCTGGGTTTCACCTTCTCCTTCCCCTGCCATCAGACCAGCCTGGACGCAGTATGTTCTCTAGCaattatctaaaaaaaatagcaaaaattcTACGTTTATTTTTATCTGACTAAAATAAGACCAGACCTGGGTTCCTACCACCTGAAGGCGGAGATTAgcaaaatgatatttttatctGCATATTTTGGCTCAGCAGCTTCCacatttcagtagttgttgCCTCAGGGTGTtcctgcaggtctctgtccagtatcatcttgtgttgcagctgactgTAACATTACCTACTgtaggctgtaatattctctcctcctGGAGCGTTTGCTTTGGAAAGACGTTTTTTGGCATCTAACATCATGTCAAActattccctctttatttctgtcacagtacaacgctgctctgatgacatgttgttggcagctggattcatattcTCTAATCGTTTCGGGTCTTCTAATACGACTACTGACACTGCTACGTTTGTTTGATGATCGCAGACAGCGGTACTTGAATCTCAGCAGTGTGAATTCCTCTTGCTACTATCTTGTAACATTTTGTGGATGAAACTTCCCAACAAACAGAGAGGAACAGGTCGCCTTATATCCGTGAATCCGACTTTGTAcgagcaaacctcacagaaaaaagacagattttggATAAGAATacgaaaatgttcttgcatgaggtcCAACGTCTacatctatatttttctttcatgtgcAGGGTATCAATGGTTCCCATCTAGAAAGAAGGCCGCTCCAACTCATTAGACGGTTATAAAATGTTGTTCCATCCAGACACAGTGTTTGTTAGATGTCGTCTCACAAATTGTCATGTGATCCTCAGGGAATCCTCGTAACCTGGACCAAAGGCTTCAAAGCCACAGACTGTGAGGGTGAAGATGTGGTGGAGCTTCTTCGTGACGCAATCAAGAGGAAAGAGgtacagacagaaaataca
The DNA window shown above is from Thunnus maccoyii chromosome 2, fThuMac1.1, whole genome shotgun sequence and carries:
- the LOC121884632 gene encoding hexokinase-1-like codes for the protein MESQVYDTPDDIIHGSGTQLFDHVAECLGDFMEKQKIKDKKLPVGFTFSFPCAQTKLDEAVLVTWTKKFKASGVEGMDVVKLLNKAIKKRGDYEADIMAVVNDTVGTMMTCGFDDQRCEVGIIIGTGTNASYMEELRHIDVVEGDEGRMCVNTEWGAFGDDGSLEDIRTEFDREIDRGSINPGKQLFEKMVSGMYMGELVRLILVKMAKEGLLFEGRITPELLTKGKIETKHVSAIEKTKEGLKKCMEILTRLGVEPSDEDCVAVQHVCTIVSFRSANLIASTLGGILSRLKENKGVARLRTTVGIDGSLYKMHPQYARRLHKTVRRLVPDSDVRFLLSESGSGKGAAMVTAVAYRLTEQARQIQQTLAEFRLSKAQLLEVKKRMRVEIERGLKKDSHKEASVKMLPTFVRSTPDGSENGDFLALDLGGTNFRVLLVKIRSGKRRSVEMHNKIYAIPIEVMQGTGEELFDHIVHCISDFLDYMGMKSARLPLGFTFSFPCHQTSLDAGILVTWTKGFKATDCEGEDVVELLRDAIKRKEMEEPEFELDVVAIVNDTVGTMMTCAYEEPTCEVGLIAGTGSNACYMEELQNIEIVDGNEGRMCVNMEWGAFGDNGCLDDIRTKYDQAVDENSLNEGKQRYEKMCSGMYLGEIVRQILIDLTKRGFLFRGQISETLKTRGIFETKFLSQIESDRLALLQVRGILQQLGLDSTCDDSIIVKEVCGTVSRRAAQICGAGMAAVVDKIRENRRLDHLDVTVGVDGTLYKLHPHFSRIFQQTVKELAPKCEVNFLLSEDGSGKGAALITAVGCRQRELDAQQH